The Jiangella sp. DSM 45060 genome contains the following window.
GGCGACGCGTACCGGTCGCTCGGCCACGATCTCGACGGTGAGTTCCTGGTCGCCCGCAAGGGCAGTGTCCGCCGGGCGACGGTGTATCTGCAGCGGCAGGGCATCATCGGCTGGCGCGCGAGCCAGTCGGTGTTCCAGCGCCGGGCCGGCCTGCTGACCCTCACCGCCACGACAGCGGCCGGCGCACGGCGCTACTCGGTCATCGACGCCGACGAGCACGAGGTCCTCGAGTTCGGCGCCGAGGCCGTCCCCGGTCTGCTCGATCCCTTCCTCGTCCGCGACCGGCCGACCGCCGGCCTGACCGAGGAGGTGTCGCTCGGGGAGCCGTGACCACGACCGATCACGCGGCGTTCCCAGCCCCACGCGGGCGGCGCCGGGACTGCGTACGGGGCTGAGCTCCCCGTGGGGCTGAGCTGCGCGTGGGGGCTGAGGCCCGCGTGGACGCTGAGGCCCGCGTGGGGCTGCGCTCCCCTTGGGGGCTGAGCTGCGCGTGGGGCTGCGCTCCCCGTGGGGGCTGAGCTGCGCGTGGGGCTGCGCTCCCCGTGGGAGCTGAGCCGCCGCCCCCGCCCGCTCGGGCCCAGGCCGCCGGGGTTTGCGCCGGGTGCTGGCTCACTCCCAGCGGAACCAGCGAGCCGCCGCGGTGAGGCCGGCCAGCGCCCAGGCCGCCAGCACGGCGACCGATCCCCACGGCAGGCCCGCGCCGTCCGCCAGGACCGACCGCAGCCCGTCGGCCAGGGCGCCGGTCGGCGTGAGTTCTAGCACCGTCCGCAGACCCGACGGGAAGCCGGACAGCGGGATCACCACGCCGCCGAGCACCAGGAGCAACAGGTAGACGAGGTTCGCCGCGGCGAGCGTGGCCTCGGCGCGGAGCGTGCCTGCCATCAGCAGGCCGAGTCCGGCGAACGCCAGCGTCCCGGCGACCAGCAGCACGGCCACGGCCAGCGGCGATCCCGACGGCCGCCAGCCCAGTGCCAGCCCCAGCCCGCCGACCAGCACCACCTGGAACGCCTCGACCACCAGCACGGTCAGCGCCTTGGCCAGCAGCAACGTCCAGCGGGGGAGCGGTGACACGGCCAGGCGTTTCAGCGCGCCGTAGCGGCGCTCGTACCCGGTCGCGATGGCCAGCGACGTGAACGCCGTCGACATCACGCACAGCGCCAGGACGCCGGGCACGAGGAAGTCGACCCGCTCGTAGTCGCCCGTGTCGAACACCGGCGCGGCGGTCAGCAACCACAACAGCACGACCGGGATGGCGGCGGTCAGCAGCAACTGCTCGCCGTTGCGCAACAGCAGCCGGACCTCGAACAGCGTCTGGGCCAGCAGCATCCGGCCGATCGGCGCCGCACCGGGCGCCGGCGTGAACAGCGAGCTCCGGGCCGACGCAGGGTCCGGCTGGGGCGCGGACGACGGCTCCGGCGGCGGCGAGGACGGGCCGGGCGAGGGGGCGGGCGCGGACGAAGGACCGGCCGCGCGCGACGATCCGGGCGACCCGGGCGCGGGCGTGGACGAGGGGTCGGGTGCGGACGACGGCTCCGGCGGCGACGCGGACGAAGGACCGGCCGCGCGCGACGATCCGGGCGACCCGGGCGCGGGCGTGGACGAGGGGTCGGGTGCGGACGACGGCTCCGGCGGCGACGCGGACGAAGGACCGGCCGCGCGCGACGATCCGGGCGACCCGGGCGCGGGCGTGGACGAGGGGTCGGGTGCGGACGACGGCTCCGGCGGCGACGCGGACGAAGGACCGGCCGCGCGCGACGATCCGGGCGGGGTTGAGGGCCCGGCGGGGCGTCCCGGCGGCGTCGAGGCGTCGCCGGGCGGGGTGGTGGTCACGGCGCCGTCCTTCCGGCCGAGGCTCCGATCAGCTCCAGGTACACGTCCTCCAGCGACCGGTGCCCGACCTGCAGACCCTCGGCCAGGATGTCGTTCGCCGCGCACCAGGAGGTCAGCGTGGCCAGCAGGCGCGGATCGACCGGGGCCGTCACCTCGTACGAGCCGGGCGCCACCTCGCGCACCGTCGCCACGTCGGGCAGGGCGGCGCGCAGCGAGGCGACGTCCAGGCGGGGCGGGCCGCCGAAGCGGATGACGTCGTCCGAGAGGCCGCTGGTCAGCTCCTGCGGCGTCCCCTCGGCGAGCACCCGGCCGCCGTCGATGATGACGACGTGGTCGGCGAGCCGCTCGGCCTCGTCGATGAGGTGCGTCGTCAGCACGACGGTGACCCCGGAGGCCCGCAGCTCGTCCAGCAACTGCCACGTCGCGCGGCGGCCCTGTGGGTCCAGCCCGGCCGTCGGTTCGTCGAGGAAGACCAGTTCCGGCCGCCCGACCAGCGCCGCCGCCAGCGCGACCCGCTGCCGCTCGCCGCCGGACAGCCGCCGCAGCGGCGCCCGCCCACGCGCCAGCGATTCCAGGCCCAGCCGCGCCACCAGCATCGAGACGTCCAGCGGCGACGCGTGCAGCCGGGCCAGGTGGGTGAGCAGCTCGACCGGCCGCGCGCCGGGGTAGAAGCCGGCGCCGTCCTGCAGCATGACGCCGACCCGCGGCCGCAGCTCGGCGCCGTCGCGCCAGGGATCGAGCCCGAGCACGCGGACGGAGCCGGCGTCGGGGCGGCGGAAGCCCTCGCAGATCTCGACGGTCGTGGTCTTGCCGGCGCCGTTCGGGCCGAGGACAGCGGTGATCGTCCCCGCCGCCACCTGGAAGGACAGCCCGTCGACGGCGGTGACGGCGTCGTAGCGCTTGACCAGAGAGGCGATCTCGACGGCCGGCGCTGCGCTCATCCCGCGAGTCTCGCACGACCCGCCGGAGCCGCCGACGGCCGGTCGGACCGGCGCGGGCTCACCGTTCGCCCACGTCGTCCTGCTCGTCGACGACCTCCGGCTCGCGGGCCGCGCGGGCCGGGCCGACCACGAACGCGAGGGTGAAGACCAGCAGGCCGACGCCGGTCAGGATCCAGCCGATGACGCTGAGGTCGAACGCGCCCGCCCGATCGCGAACGCCGAGCGCCAGGATCAGTCCCAGGGTCATCAGGAAGATGCCGCGGCCAAGGGTCATGTCCGGCACGTACCCGCGACCAACCCACACAAACCGGCACCGGCCCGCGATCACGCCGCCGCGGGTCCGGCATGCCGCCAGGCCTCCGCCGGGATCCGGTCGAGCACGTCCGACAGCGCGCCGAGCCCCTCCAGCAGCCGGTCCGGAGTGAGCCGGCCGGCCCGGTAGCCGACCATCGTGTCGCCGGCGAACCGCCACTCCCAGGCGGGGCCGGCCTCGAGCCGCTCGACGACCAGCGGCTGCAGGACGGTGGCCGCGAACAGCTGGTCCGCGCAGGCCACGTGGAAGCGGCGCCCGGGCCCGCCGGGGACGTCCGCGCCGGGCCGGTCGAACAGGCGGGTGGCTGTGCTGGTGACGGCATTCCTCCTGGTCACGGCAAGCTCGGGGACGGCGGACGGCAGCGGGATGGTGACGACGGCGCGCCGGTGCGGGATCGCGGTCTTCGCGGTGGGCGACGGGGTGATCTCGTAGAGGTACTCGAACGCGACGAAGTCACGGCCGCGGTGTGTGCCGCTGACGACCGGACGCGCGACGCCGCCGCCCGGGTGGAACGGCGGGCCCGGCCAGCGCCGGGTGAGGTCGACCTCCGGCCGCGCGCCGACGCCAGAGCCGTCAGAGCCGTCCGAGCCGCCGAAGCCGTCCGCGCCGTCCGAGCCCGAGCCCGAGCCCGAGCTGTCCGAGCCGGCCACGCCGTCTGAGGCGCCAACGGGCCTCGAGCCGCCCACACT
Protein-coding sequences here:
- a CDS encoding ABC transporter permease, which encodes MLLAQTLFEVRLLLRNGEQLLLTAAIPVVLLWLLTAAPVFDTGDYERVDFLVPGVLALCVMSTAFTSLAIATGYERRYGALKRLAVSPLPRWTLLLAKALTVLVVEAFQVVLVGGLGLALGWRPSGSPLAVAVLLVAGTLAFAGLGLLMAGTLRAEATLAAANLVYLLLLVLGGVVIPLSGFPSGLRTVLELTPTGALADGLRSVLADGAGLPWGSVAVLAAWALAGLTAAARWFRWE
- a CDS encoding ABC transporter ATP-binding protein; translated protein: MSAAPAVEIASLVKRYDAVTAVDGLSFQVAAGTITAVLGPNGAGKTTTVEICEGFRRPDAGSVRVLGLDPWRDGAELRPRVGVMLQDGAGFYPGARPVELLTHLARLHASPLDVSMLVARLGLESLARGRAPLRRLSGGERQRVALAAALVGRPELVFLDEPTAGLDPQGRRATWQLLDELRASGVTVVLTTHLIDEAERLADHVVIIDGGRVLAEGTPQELTSGLSDDVIRFGGPPRLDVASLRAALPDVATVREVAPGSYEVTAPVDPRLLATLTSWCAANDILAEGLQVGHRSLEDVYLELIGASAGRTAP
- a CDS encoding DUF6458 family protein, coding for MTLGRGIFLMTLGLILALGVRDRAGAFDLSVIGWILTGVGLLVFTLAFVVGPARAAREPEVVDEQDDVGER